The Winogradskyella schleiferi genome has a window encoding:
- a CDS encoding potassium channel family protein → MDNPLLRLYRSKIYTAILMLVLLLAIGFLGYRFISGYEWLDAIYMTVITITTVGFAEVNPLDTQSKIFTIFLILTSVVIVGYAISIITEFILSRNNIEDIKQRKMQKKIEAMTNHIIICGYGRNGKQAAKKLLAYEKPFIIIERNKEVIEKFQDDDVSFVFGNASEDEILLFAGIDRASTLICALPSDANNLFIVLSARQINPKLSIISRASEETSYDKLKLAGANNVILPDRIGGDHMASLVVIPDLVEFIDNLGIVGQRNINIEEVKVEQLYNASEERTIRDLDLRKKTGCTVIGFKDDKGEYIVNPEADTKLIPGSKIIVLGRPEQIQKLNSEYNIV, encoded by the coding sequence ATGGATAATCCACTTTTAAGACTTTATAGATCAAAGATATACACCGCCATATTGATGCTGGTTTTGTTGTTGGCAATTGGTTTTTTAGGCTATAGGTTTATTTCTGGTTACGAATGGCTCGATGCCATCTACATGACGGTTATTACCATTACTACAGTTGGTTTTGCAGAAGTAAATCCATTGGATACACAATCCAAAATTTTTACCATCTTTCTGATTTTAACAAGTGTCGTTATCGTAGGCTATGCCATATCCATTATTACAGAATTCATTTTAAGCAGAAATAATATTGAGGACATAAAACAACGTAAGATGCAAAAGAAAATAGAAGCCATGACGAACCACATTATTATATGTGGCTATGGACGAAACGGTAAGCAAGCTGCAAAAAAATTATTGGCCTACGAAAAGCCCTTTATTATCATTGAGCGCAATAAGGAGGTTATTGAAAAATTTCAAGATGATGATGTTTCCTTTGTTTTTGGTAACGCCAGCGAAGACGAAATCTTATTGTTTGCAGGAATAGATAGGGCAAGTACGCTGATTTGCGCTTTGCCAAGCGATGCCAATAATTTGTTTATTGTGTTATCCGCAAGACAGATTAATCCTAAGTTATCCATAATCAGTCGAGCGTCCGAGGAAACGTCGTATGATAAGTTGAAATTAGCAGGCGCCAACAATGTTATTCTTCCAGATAGAATTGGTGGCGACCATATGGCATCTTTAGTTGTAATTCCAGATTTGGTAGAGTTTATAGATAATTTAGGAATTGTAGGTCAACGCAACATTAATATTGAAGAAGTAAAAGTTGAACAATTGTATAACGCTTCCGAAGAAAGAACTATAAGAGACTTGGATTTAAGAAAAAAAACAGGTTGTACTGTGATTGGTTTTAAGGATGATAAAGGTGAATACATTGTGAATCCTGAAGCGGATACAAAATTAATTCCTGGGTCTAAGATTATTGTTTTGGGTCGACCGGAACAGATTCAGAAATTAAATTCAGAATACAATATCGTCTAG
- a CDS encoding PspC domain-containing protein: protein MNWFYTLLLYFQKRGYYVCQRIADRLGIRAKIVRTSFMYLTFVTVGFGFALYLFLAFWMRIKDIIYTKRSSVFDL from the coding sequence ATGAACTGGTTCTATACGCTATTATTATATTTTCAAAAACGGGGCTATTACGTTTGTCAACGTATTGCCGACCGTTTGGGTATAAGGGCTAAAATTGTGAGAACCTCATTTATGTACCTTACTTTCGTCACTGTGGGTTTTGGATTTGCATTATATTTATTCTTGGCGTTTTGGATGCGAATTAAAGATATTATTTATACTAAACGCTCTTCGGTTTTCGATTTATAA
- a CDS encoding DUF2851 family protein yields the protein MQEDFLHYIWKHKAFDASNLKTTKGDIIVISNLGQHNHNAGPDFFNAQLSIGEQLWAGNVEIHIKSSDWYVHHHETDKAYDNVILHVVWEHDTEIFRQDNSEIPTLELKHYVDKNLIHNYQKLIQSKTWINCETSFSEVDDFLLNNWLERLYIERLELKSETIQQLLEDSNNDWEAVLFKMLLKNFGLKVNGEAFLSLANSIDFSVIRKLQNNVLDLEALFFGQSGLLSEEHIEEAYYTNMKHRYGFLKQKFNLDSHSVLPLQFFRLRPPNFPTIRLSQFANLYSLEQNLFSKVIQFNTRDEFYKFFNLGVTGFWRTHYTFAKSSKVTKKALTKSFIDLLIINTLIPLKFSYTKAQGKSVEDAVFQLIKELKIENNSIVSKFLDLKPIEKNALNSQALLQLKQYYCDKNKCLQCAVGNSLIVK from the coding sequence ATGCAAGAAGATTTCCTTCACTATATCTGGAAACATAAAGCCTTTGATGCGTCCAACTTAAAGACAACAAAGGGAGACATTATAGTAATATCGAATTTAGGGCAGCACAACCATAATGCTGGTCCAGATTTTTTTAATGCACAACTCAGTATTGGAGAACAGCTTTGGGCTGGCAATGTGGAGATTCATATCAAATCTTCGGATTGGTACGTTCATCATCACGAAACGGATAAAGCTTACGATAATGTGATTTTGCATGTAGTTTGGGAGCACGATACCGAAATATTTAGACAAGATAATTCTGAAATTCCAACCTTGGAATTGAAACACTATGTCGATAAGAACTTAATCCATAACTATCAAAAACTCATACAATCAAAAACGTGGATCAATTGTGAAACGAGTTTCTCTGAAGTTGATGATTTTCTACTTAATAATTGGTTAGAACGCTTGTACATCGAACGCTTAGAGCTAAAATCTGAAACCATTCAGCAATTACTCGAGGATTCCAATAACGATTGGGAGGCGGTTTTGTTTAAGATGCTATTAAAGAACTTCGGTCTCAAAGTCAATGGAGAAGCGTTTCTCAGTTTGGCAAATTCAATCGATTTTTCAGTTATACGAAAGCTTCAAAACAATGTTTTAGATCTGGAAGCGTTGTTTTTTGGACAATCAGGATTACTTTCAGAGGAGCATATTGAAGAGGCGTATTATACTAATATGAAACATCGCTACGGGTTTTTAAAACAGAAATTCAATTTGGATAGTCATAGCGTTTTGCCTTTACAATTTTTTAGATTACGACCACCAAATTTCCCGACCATTCGTTTGTCGCAATTTGCAAATTTATACAGTTTAGAGCAGAATTTATTTTCAAAAGTGATACAATTCAACACGCGAGACGAGTTTTATAAATTCTTCAATTTGGGAGTTACCGGTTTTTGGAGAACGCATTACACCTTTGCTAAAAGTTCGAAAGTAACTAAAAAAGCCTTGACCAAATCATTCATCGATTTACTCATCATCAACACCTTAATCCCTTTAAAATTCAGTTACACAAAAGCACAAGGGAAATCGGTTGAAGATGCGGTGTTTCAGCTAATCAAAGAACTTAAAATTGAAAACAATAGTATCGTCTCAAAATTTCTAGACTTAAAACCAATAGAAAAAAACGCCTTAAATTCACAGGCCTTATTGCAATTAAAGCAGTACTACTGTGATAAAAATAAATGCCTGCAATGTGCTGTTGGAAATAGTTTGATTGTTAAGTAA
- a CDS encoding YciE/YciF ferroxidase family protein, giving the protein MKDLKGLFEHQLKDLHSAESQLVDALPKMAQKASNSKLKDAFEDHLKETKDQKQRLEDICSELDIKPTGETCKAMEGLIKEAEGFMDEADNNDVMDAGLIAEAQRVEHYEISGYGTAVRYAKELGHNDIASKLQKTLDEEYNADNKLDKLAENRLNEKAK; this is encoded by the coding sequence ATGAAAGATTTAAAAGGATTATTTGAGCATCAACTAAAAGATTTGCATAGTGCAGAATCTCAATTGGTGGATGCCTTACCAAAAATGGCGCAGAAAGCGTCAAATTCTAAATTGAAAGATGCGTTTGAGGATCATTTAAAAGAAACAAAGGATCAAAAGCAACGCTTAGAGGATATCTGTAGTGAATTGGATATTAAGCCAACAGGTGAAACGTGTAAAGCAATGGAAGGCTTAATTAAGGAGGCCGAAGGTTTTATGGATGAAGCTGATAACAATGATGTTATGGATGCTGGACTTATTGCCGAAGCACAACGTGTAGAACACTACGAAATTTCTGGATATGGAACTGCGGTAAGATATGCCAAGGAATTAGGGCATAATGATATTGCCTCTAAATTGCAGAAAACATTAGATGAGGAATACAATGCTGATAATAAATTAGATAAATTGGCAGAAAACAGATTAAATGAAAAAGCGAAGTAA
- a CDS encoding DUF1989 domain-containing protein, producing the protein MKTVNKIEKQTGKAFKLKKGEVLTVIDPMGQQVSDMVLFNANDYKEKLSSGKTMDFEESILLSTGNFLWSNRSQKMAEIIEDTNGRNDFLLAPCSKETFEIMYNCKEEHPSCLNNLSKNLEPFGIAIDDIPTAFNIFMNVQFNSEGKISVLPPYSIAGDYVQFQAQMDLLVCLTACSAEDSNGGTFKPIHYTVTAQ; encoded by the coding sequence ATGAAAACCGTAAATAAAATAGAAAAGCAAACAGGAAAAGCCTTTAAGCTTAAAAAAGGCGAAGTGCTAACGGTTATTGATCCAATGGGACAACAAGTTAGCGATATGGTATTGTTTAATGCCAATGATTACAAAGAGAAATTATCCTCAGGTAAAACTATGGATTTTGAAGAATCCATATTACTATCAACAGGAAATTTTCTGTGGAGCAACCGCTCACAAAAAATGGCAGAAATTATTGAAGATACCAATGGACGCAATGATTTTTTGCTGGCACCATGTAGCAAGGAAACTTTTGAGATTATGTACAATTGTAAGGAAGAACATCCTAGCTGCCTGAACAATCTTTCAAAAAATTTAGAGCCGTTTGGCATCGCTATTGACGATATTCCGACCGCATTTAATATTTTTATGAACGTTCAGTTTAATTCCGAAGGAAAAATTTCTGTGTTGCCACCATATTCAATCGCTGGAGACTATGTGCAATTTCAAGCTCAAATGGATTTGTTAGTCTGCTTAACGGCATGTTCGGCAGAAGATAGCAATGGTGGTACATTTAAACCTATTCATTATACAGTTACAGCACAATAG
- the gntA gene encoding guanitoxin biosynthesis heme-dependent pre-guanitoxin N-hydroxylase GntA, protein MMPLDTIITEDFQKELESEYKAFILKQKHPCIMAKTVFSQENYHLKIYEDIGKETSLSALMDDLRTYINQYNFDSNTFESFIAVFPNNHFETEIDFEKALWKTLQKLHYLDDSEWDTSVSENPEDTNFSFSLNGKAFYIVGLHPNSSRKARQTPYTAIVFNLHWQFERLRDMGTYKKVKKRIRKRDKKLQGTINPVLKDFGKDSEAKQYSGRAVGNDWKCPFQSKSQWA, encoded by the coding sequence ATGATGCCATTAGACACTATTATAACCGAAGATTTTCAAAAGGAACTAGAATCTGAATATAAAGCATTCATCTTGAAGCAAAAGCATCCTTGCATTATGGCAAAAACCGTTTTTTCACAAGAAAACTATCATTTAAAGATATATGAAGATATAGGCAAAGAGACGTCGTTAAGCGCTTTAATGGATGATTTGAGAACATATATTAACCAATACAACTTTGATTCTAACACCTTTGAATCGTTCATCGCTGTTTTTCCGAATAACCATTTTGAAACTGAAATCGATTTTGAAAAAGCCTTATGGAAAACCCTTCAAAAGTTACATTATTTAGACGATTCGGAATGGGACACATCTGTAAGTGAAAATCCTGAGGATACTAATTTTAGTTTTAGCCTCAACGGAAAAGCATTTTATATAGTTGGGCTGCATCCCAACAGTTCTCGCAAAGCAAGACAAACACCATACACTGCAATTGTATTTAATTTACACTGGCAGTTTGAACGGTTGCGTGACATGGGAACCTATAAAAAAGTAAAAAAACGAATACGAAAGCGAGACAAAAAATTGCAAGGTACCATAAATCCGGTGCTAAAAGATTTTGGAAAAGATTCTGAAGCCAAGCAATATAGTGGAAGAGCAGTGGGTAACGACTGGAAATGTCCGTTTCAATCTAAATCCCAATGGGCATGA
- a CDS encoding DUF421 domain-containing protein yields the protein MTIEDAIWLILSVLGIFSIIIVITRIFGLRTFAKMSSFDFASTIAVGSVLASIILNNDYSLMKGAIALATIIAFQTFFSFLVRKNDTIKNLFTNKPQLIMYNGKILYKKLKRCNVGEDDLIAKLREANVHNFNDVRAVIFESTGDISVIHNSEDLNMAKEMLTDVDTSDV from the coding sequence ATGACTATTGAAGACGCTATTTGGTTAATCCTTTCCGTTTTAGGAATATTTTCAATAATTATTGTGATCACAAGAATATTTGGGCTTAGAACCTTTGCAAAAATGTCGAGTTTCGATTTTGCATCGACCATTGCCGTGGGTTCGGTATTGGCCTCCATTATTTTGAACAATGATTATTCCTTGATGAAAGGCGCCATAGCCTTGGCAACTATTATTGCTTTTCAAACGTTCTTCTCTTTTTTGGTGAGAAAGAATGACACTATAAAAAACCTATTTACCAATAAGCCACAACTGATTATGTATAACGGAAAAATATTATACAAAAAATTAAAACGCTGCAATGTTGGAGAAGATGATTTAATCGCCAAATTAAGAGAAGCCAATGTCCATAATTTCAATGACGTAAGAGCGGTAATTTTTGAAAGCACTGGTGATATTTCCGTTATTCACAATAGTGAGGATTTGAATATGGCAAAAGAAATGTTAACTGATGTAGATACTAGCGATGTTTAA
- a CDS encoding deoxyribodipyrimidine photo-lyase yields the protein MKTGLVWFKNDLRLHDNEALCAAIATCDELVLCYSVEPYLFETLPLNFRKANANRFKFLEQSITNLQKNLEAIDGHLIIGHKGAAMDIPKLVKTFNISTIYAEQEYVKEELDLIRNLKNVLPEINFQLYWGKTLYHKDDIPFSIADLPLTSKAYRIPTSKESTPRPTFKAPEKINAHPDASSNNFPDYKIFGFTKEAYGTAKPYVEGGEDKALERLRYYTFESELLTGYRWSRNQSIGMDYSSKFSPYLALGCISARLIYEAVEDYEEKI from the coding sequence ATGAAAACAGGCCTAGTATGGTTTAAAAATGATTTAAGACTGCACGATAACGAAGCCCTTTGTGCTGCAATTGCAACATGCGATGAACTTGTTTTATGCTATAGTGTTGAACCCTATTTGTTTGAAACGTTGCCTCTAAATTTTAGAAAAGCAAATGCCAATCGGTTTAAGTTTTTAGAACAATCCATTACCAATCTTCAAAAAAACCTCGAAGCTATTGATGGGCATCTCATTATTGGCCATAAAGGCGCTGCTATGGATATTCCGAAGCTTGTTAAAACATTCAATATTTCAACGATTTATGCCGAACAGGAATATGTAAAGGAAGAATTGGATCTCATTCGAAATTTGAAAAATGTCCTGCCAGAAATCAACTTTCAATTATATTGGGGAAAAACGCTATATCATAAGGATGATATTCCGTTTTCAATAGCGGATCTTCCTTTAACTAGCAAAGCTTATCGCATTCCGACTTCTAAAGAAAGCACACCAAGACCAACCTTTAAGGCACCAGAAAAAATCAACGCGCATCCAGATGCATCATCTAATAACTTTCCAGATTATAAAATATTCGGATTCACAAAAGAAGCGTATGGAACTGCCAAACCTTATGTGGAAGGTGGCGAAGACAAGGCTTTGGAACGTTTAAGATACTACACTTTTGAGTCTGAATTATTAACTGGCTATCGTTGGTCTCGCAATCAATCTATAGGAATGGATTACAGTTCTAAATTCTCTCCATACTTGGCATTAGGCTGTATATCTGCACGCTTAATCTATGAAGCGGTCGAAGATTATGAAGAGAAAATATAG
- a CDS encoding SemiSWEET family sugar transporter has protein sequence MDLEGIIGIAAGVFTTIAVLPQIYKAITTKKVKDVSPYMFVILCLGVGLWTVYGILKNDWPIIITNGISFIFNSIMLYIVYTQNED, from the coding sequence ATGGATCTCGAAGGAATCATAGGAATTGCAGCTGGAGTCTTTACAACCATAGCAGTATTACCTCAAATATATAAAGCGATAACAACTAAAAAAGTTAAGGATGTAAGTCCTTATATGTTCGTGATTTTATGTTTGGGCGTTGGTCTTTGGACGGTTTACGGCATCTTAAAAAATGATTGGCCCATCATCATCACAAATGGTATATCTTTCATTTTTAATAGTATAATGCTTTATATCGTTTATACGCAAAATGAAGATTAA
- a CDS encoding cation:proton antiporter: MNSYFVILVIIGITSLFASFLPILLKRFKISFTIPLLLFGGILYYLNTPLPWPDPVWPVDLALRFSELVVIISLMVAGLKIGLNYSWKEWQNPLRLIGITMPLFIVAVFLISYYILGLEGHVALLLAAVLAPTDPALASEIQLNEKQSPSDKNVGVQYNLTAEAGLNDGLAFPFVFLAILWSKNGTLQAEQWKEWLSFYVVYKVVVGVLVGIAIGYAYSFLTQKLSEQLERKIHQAFVAISLTLLAYGIAELLKSYGFMSVFFAGLFANYHQHTDGKQHLSDPNLHFITNVEKFLIIFWMIFFGGSVIAGILNFNTLYTIIFGVLLVLILRPVLGYVALYGTNLNQKKKLAISFFGIRGIGSVFYLTFAIKHGNFENLNIIYSIVALVILVSILVHGISVKRSTEKIED, encoded by the coding sequence ATGAATTCGTATTTCGTCATTTTAGTAATTATAGGTATCACATCGCTTTTTGCTAGTTTCTTACCTATTTTATTAAAACGATTCAAAATAAGCTTTACCATTCCATTACTCCTTTTTGGTGGTATTCTTTATTATCTCAACACGCCTTTGCCATGGCCAGATCCTGTATGGCCTGTTGATCTTGCGCTTCGATTTTCAGAATTAGTGGTAATTATTAGTCTTATGGTGGCAGGACTCAAAATTGGACTTAATTATTCTTGGAAAGAATGGCAAAATCCGTTGCGACTTATTGGGATAACGATGCCATTATTTATAGTGGCAGTTTTTTTGATTTCATATTATATTTTGGGACTGGAAGGACATGTGGCTTTATTATTGGCGGCAGTTTTGGCTCCGACCGATCCTGCATTGGCGTCAGAAATTCAATTAAATGAAAAACAATCACCATCTGATAAAAATGTTGGTGTGCAGTATAACCTCACGGCTGAAGCAGGTCTTAACGATGGCTTAGCTTTTCCCTTCGTGTTTCTGGCAATTTTATGGTCAAAAAATGGAACTTTACAAGCTGAACAATGGAAAGAATGGTTAAGTTTTTATGTGGTTTATAAGGTGGTCGTTGGTGTTTTAGTAGGTATTGCTATAGGTTATGCCTATAGTTTTTTAACACAAAAACTTTCAGAGCAGTTGGAGCGTAAAATCCATCAAGCTTTTGTGGCAATTTCGTTGACATTATTAGCTTATGGTATTGCAGAATTATTAAAATCCTATGGATTTATGAGTGTGTTCTTTGCTGGTTTGTTTGCAAATTATCATCAACATACCGATGGAAAACAACATTTAAGTGATCCAAATCTTCATTTTATTACCAATGTCGAAAAATTCCTTATTATTTTTTGGATGATATTCTTTGGAGGCTCTGTGATAGCTGGTATTCTAAACTTTAATACACTTTATACAATTATTTTTGGAGTGCTATTGGTACTTATATTACGACCGGTTTTGGGTTATGTGGCATTATATGGAACCAATTTAAACCAGAAAAAAAAGTTGGCCATTTCGTTTTTTGGAATTAGGGGTATTGGGTCAGTCTTCTATCTTACTTTTGCCATAAAACACGGAAATTTTGAAAACCTGAACATAATATATTCTATCGTTGCTCTGGTAATATTAGTGTCTATTTTAGTGCACGGCATTTCAGTAAAACGAAGTACGGAAAAAATTGAGGATTAA
- a CDS encoding PAS domain-containing sensor histidine kinase, with product MKSNTKSLYFLNDGGEMGEIMRAKDWSKSPVGVIQNWPSSLKTTLSIMLNSKFPMFLFWGPDHICFYNDAYRPSLGNEGKHPEILGQKAEIYWSEIWDIIGPQIYSILAGGPATWHENQLVPFYRNGQIENIYWTYSYSCVKNESGNIEGVFVTCTETTNSFVNLAKLEESNDELEFAINAANLATWDYNPLTNKLKGNKRLKNWYGLPFKNELLLEDALAAIIESDKDRVIAQIEKSIGDYKSGGKYDITYKIKNNKTQQARTVRALGRAWFNEDKIAYRFNGILQDITKREKAVNELKESEEHFRNLVKNAPIAMAILDVNNFIVKMANDAVLEIWQKSYKETIQKPLFEVLTEIKDGILPIFETVIKTKRAQHGYEYPFLLTRNGITRKEYFNYTFQPIIKNDKVVEIVIIGFEVSYMVRARYELQESQKHFKNFVEQSPIAMGILRGENLTIEMANDSLLNTFWRKKRKDVIGKDLLEIFPNLVNSKYPQILKDIVRTGVGVSENESYAVVKSDDGEKEFYVDYEYQPLTELDGLVSGIMITTTDATERVLARKKLEKFSKNLEQQVQQRTQQLNTANKKLQRSLVSLQKTNDELEAFAYVSSHDLQEPLRKIQMFTNMLAEREAKNFSEKGKQDIDKILQSAHRMRTLIEDLLEYSRSNDTSVETKSTNLQDLLIQVIENLNSKIESSNTSITYDDLCTARVVPFQIRQVFQNLIENSIKFAQPDKSPKIQITTEKVIGKTTGIKILENNKTYCKISFQDNGIGFQPEHAQQIFELFKRLHGKLEYQGTGIGLAIVKKIAENHNGAVTAKAKPNKGAQFSLYLPVD from the coding sequence ATGAAAAGTAATACTAAGAGCTTATACTTTTTAAATGATGGAGGAGAAATGGGCGAAATTATGCGCGCCAAGGATTGGTCCAAAAGCCCTGTTGGCGTAATTCAAAATTGGCCATCAAGTCTTAAGACAACGTTGAGTATAATGCTCAATTCAAAATTTCCCATGTTTCTCTTTTGGGGACCTGATCATATTTGTTTTTACAATGACGCCTACAGACCGAGTTTGGGAAACGAAGGAAAACACCCAGAAATTCTAGGTCAGAAAGCAGAAATTTATTGGTCAGAAATTTGGGATATAATCGGTCCACAGATTTATTCAATTCTAGCAGGAGGACCTGCCACATGGCACGAGAATCAACTTGTGCCTTTCTACAGGAATGGTCAAATAGAGAATATTTACTGGACTTACAGTTATAGTTGCGTAAAAAATGAATCAGGCAATATAGAAGGTGTGTTTGTTACCTGTACGGAGACAACGAACAGCTTCGTAAACCTCGCAAAACTTGAAGAAAGCAATGACGAATTGGAATTTGCTATAAACGCGGCTAATTTAGCTACTTGGGATTATAATCCATTAACCAATAAACTTAAAGGTAATAAACGTTTAAAAAATTGGTATGGACTGCCTTTTAAAAATGAACTTTTATTAGAAGATGCCCTTGCTGCTATAATTGAATCCGATAAGGATAGAGTGATTGCGCAAATCGAAAAATCCATAGGAGATTATAAATCTGGCGGTAAATATGATATCACCTATAAAATTAAAAATAATAAAACGCAACAAGCACGCACAGTCCGAGCCTTAGGTCGTGCATGGTTTAATGAAGATAAAATAGCCTATAGATTTAACGGTATTTTACAAGATATTACTAAGCGCGAAAAAGCTGTTAATGAGTTAAAGGAAAGTGAAGAACATTTCAGAAATTTAGTTAAAAATGCGCCAATCGCCATGGCCATTTTAGATGTCAACAATTTTATTGTTAAAATGGCTAATGATGCGGTGTTGGAAATATGGCAAAAATCGTATAAAGAAACTATTCAAAAACCCCTTTTTGAAGTACTTACAGAAATTAAGGATGGAATTCTTCCCATTTTTGAAACTGTTATAAAAACTAAGCGGGCACAACACGGTTACGAATATCCTTTTTTATTGACACGTAATGGGATTACACGAAAGGAATACTTTAATTATACATTTCAACCCATAATAAAAAATGATAAAGTCGTAGAAATAGTGATTATAGGATTTGAAGTTTCCTACATGGTTAGGGCGAGATATGAACTTCAAGAATCGCAGAAACATTTTAAGAATTTTGTGGAACAGTCGCCAATTGCCATGGGTATTCTCAGAGGTGAGAATTTAACTATAGAAATGGCAAATGACAGTTTGCTCAACACCTTTTGGCGTAAAAAGAGAAAAGATGTTATAGGAAAAGATTTATTGGAGATATTTCCGAATCTAGTAAATTCAAAATATCCCCAAATTTTAAAAGATATTGTCCGTACTGGAGTTGGAGTATCGGAGAATGAATCTTATGCTGTAGTCAAAAGTGATGATGGAGAAAAAGAGTTTTACGTAGATTATGAGTATCAACCATTAACTGAGTTAGATGGTTTAGTTTCAGGGATAATGATTACGACAACAGATGCTACCGAACGCGTTTTAGCCCGTAAAAAATTAGAAAAATTTTCCAAAAACCTAGAACAGCAAGTTCAGCAACGCACCCAACAGCTAAATACGGCTAATAAAAAATTGCAACGTTCATTAGTTAGCCTTCAAAAAACCAATGATGAGCTCGAAGCTTTTGCCTATGTCTCTAGTCATGATTTGCAAGAGCCACTTAGGAAAATACAAATGTTCACCAATATGCTAGCGGAACGGGAAGCCAAAAACTTTTCAGAAAAAGGTAAACAGGACATTGATAAAATCTTACAATCTGCGCATCGCATGCGTACGTTGATAGAAGACTTATTGGAATATTCTAGAAGCAATGATACAAGTGTAGAAACTAAATCAACCAATTTACAGGATTTATTGATTCAAGTGATTGAGAATTTGAATTCTAAAATCGAATCATCAAATACGTCCATAACTTATGATGACCTTTGCACGGCTAGGGTTGTTCCGTTTCAAATAAGACAAGTATTCCAAAATCTAATTGAAAATTCCATAAAGTTTGCACAACCAGATAAAAGTCCAAAAATTCAAATAACAACAGAAAAAGTGATTGGCAAAACAACGGGAATTAAAATTTTGGAAAATAACAAGACGTATTGCAAAATATCTTTTCAGGATAACGGAATTGGCTTCCAGCCCGAACACGCACAACAAATTTTTGAACTCTTTAAAAGACTTCATGGTAAACTAGAATATCAAGGCACAGGTATTGGCCTTGCTATAGTGAAAAAAATAGCTGAAAACCATAATGGCGCAGTTACCGCAAAAGCAAAACCGAACAAAGGCGCTCAATTTTCATTGTATTTGCCAGTAGATTGA